Part of the Solanum pennellii chromosome 10, SPENNV200 genome is shown below.
CAAGAAGGATTGAAACTGTTTGAGCACATGAGGACGGAAGATACTGAGTCTCCGTCTCCTGTCATGCTTGCCACTGTAATTCGAGCTTGTGCTAAGCTGAATGATATGAGAAGAGGAAGAAAGATGCATGGTTATACTGTTAAGTTAGGGTCCTATTTGGATTTGATGGTGAGTAATACTCTTCTTTCTATGTATGCAAAGTGCGGGAGAATAGATGATGCGCTTACCTTCTTTGAGGAGATGGATTTGAAAGATTCTGTTTCTTTCAGTGCGATAATTGCAGGGTGCGTCCAGAATGGACATGCAGAAGAAGCTTTGCAGATTTTACGAATGATGCAATCGTCTGGTGTTGAACTAGAATCTGCAACAGTGATGGGAATTTTACCAGCTTGTTCACATTTGGCAGCTCTACAACTTGGCGTTTGCACCCATGGTTACTCAATTGTGCGTGGATTTACAGAGGATGTTTCTGTCTGTAATGCTCTAATTGACATGTATTCCAAATGTGGTAAAATCGACATTGCTAGGATTGTCTTTGATAAGATGAATAAAAGGGATGTCGTCTCATGGAATGCAATGATTGCTGGATATGGAGTTCACGGTCGTGGAAAGGAAGCAATCTCACTGTTCTATGACATGCAGTCTGTAGGTCAAATACCAGATGATATTACTTTTATTGGTCTCTTATTTGCTTGCAGCCATTCAGGTCTTGTTGCTGAAGGGAAATATTGGTTCTTAAGAATGTCCGAAGAATTCAAAATTAGCCCTAGAATGGATCATTACTTGTGCATGGTGGATCTTTTGGGACGTGCTGGTCTTCTGGACGAGGCCTATGGTTTCGTCCAGAATATGCCTTTTATACCTGATGTACGTATCTGGAGTGCCTTGCTTGCCGCGTGTAGAATCCATAAACATATTGTTCTAGCAGAAGAAGTATCCAATAAGATCCAATATCTAGGACCTGAAAGTCCGGGTAATTTCGTTCTTTTATCTAATTTGTATACTACTGCTGGGAGATGGGATGACGCTGCTCATGTTAGAGTTAAGCAGAAGGATTCTGGCTTTAAGAAGAGCCCCGGATGTAGTTGGATTGAAATAAATGGTGTTATCCATGCATTTGTTGGTGGGGATCAGTCCCACCCTCAGTCcgctaaaataaatgagaaactGAAGGAACTTTCGAAAGAGATGAAAAAGCTGGGGTATAGTGCAGAATCCAGTTTTGTGTACCAAG
Proteins encoded:
- the LOC107032563 gene encoding pentatricopeptide repeat-containing protein At3g16610, which produces MLGANARRIVNISWNFSQEPYYNYNAILDACIETKQLVIGKSIHQHIIKHNHCNDNRSNLLDKLTRFYVSCSRVDLARQVFDSIPESDRNDKVILWNQMIRAYAWNGPFEKGIDLYYEMVEYGVRPTNYTYPFVIKACSALQDVENGEKIHEHVKRQGLDGDVYVCTALVDFYAKCGLLVEARRVFDGMLRRDIVAWNAMISGCSVNGLYLEMKGLVLELQENGLTLNSSTVVAILPAIAEANKLSEGKAVHGFSMRRGFVNDVVVDTVILDVYAKCGWLNYAKRIFGVMSLKNEITRSAMIGAYVTCDSTQEGLKLFEHMRTEDTESPSPVMLATVIRACAKLNDMRRGRKMHGYTVKLGSYLDLMVSNTLLSMYAKCGRIDDALTFFEEMDLKDSVSFSAIIAGCVQNGHAEEALQILRMMQSSGVELESATVMGILPACSHLAALQLGVCTHGYSIVRGFTEDVSVCNALIDMYSKCGKIDIARIVFDKMNKRDVVSWNAMIAGYGVHGRGKEAISLFYDMQSVGQIPDDITFIGLLFACSHSGLVAEGKYWFLRMSEEFKISPRMDHYLCMVDLLGRAGLLDEAYGFVQNMPFIPDVRIWSALLAACRIHKHIVLAEEVSNKIQYLGPESPGNFVLLSNLYTTAGRWDDAAHVRVKQKDSGFKKSPGCSWIEINGVIHAFVGGDQSHPQSAKINEKLKELSKEMKKLGYSAESSFVYQDVEEEEKEQILLYHSEKLAVAFALLNLDPSKSILVTKNLRVCVDCHSTLKYISLITKREITVRDASRFHHFRDGICSCGDFW